The following proteins are co-located in the Parafannyhessea umbonata genome:
- a CDS encoding AzlC family ABC transporter permease: protein MATAVIGTQTTDMHAGELAYPGTARLGEKGLGLFREGLAEGVPIALGYFAVSFSLGIAAKMSGLTLSQGVVTSFLCNASAGEYAGFTMVAANASYLELAVMMLIANARYLLMGCVLSQRFSPDTPVWMRALIAFDNTDEIFAVNVAHKGDVRPARALGLMALPLVGWAGGTAVGMLVGGVLPKLLVQALSVSLFGMFLAVIIPPARQNRVVAGVVAVSFAASLAASVAPLFSAVGEGVRTIVLTLAISAAAAVLFPCPEDDAEAGEA from the coding sequence GTGGCAACGGCGGTTATTGGAACACAGACGACAGACATGCATGCGGGCGAGCTCGCGTACCCTGGCACCGCCCGCCTGGGCGAGAAGGGCCTCGGTCTGTTTCGCGAGGGCCTCGCGGAGGGCGTGCCCATCGCACTCGGCTACTTCGCGGTGTCGTTCTCGCTTGGCATCGCCGCGAAGATGAGCGGCCTCACGCTGTCCCAGGGCGTCGTCACGAGCTTCCTGTGCAACGCGTCCGCCGGCGAGTATGCCGGCTTCACCATGGTCGCGGCAAACGCCAGCTACCTGGAGCTCGCGGTCATGATGCTCATCGCCAACGCCCGCTACCTGCTCATGGGGTGCGTGCTTTCGCAGCGCTTCAGCCCGGACACGCCCGTGTGGATGCGCGCGCTCATCGCGTTCGACAACACGGACGAGATCTTCGCCGTCAATGTGGCGCACAAGGGTGACGTCAGGCCCGCCCGCGCACTCGGCCTCATGGCCCTGCCGCTCGTGGGCTGGGCCGGCGGCACGGCCGTGGGCATGCTCGTGGGCGGCGTTCTGCCCAAGCTTCTGGTGCAGGCGCTCTCCGTGTCGCTGTTTGGCATGTTCCTCGCGGTCATCATCCCGCCGGCGCGCCAGAACCGCGTGGTCGCGGGCGTGGTTGCCGTGAGCTTCGCGGCGAGCCTCGCCGCCTCCGTCGCCCCGCTCTTCTCGGCCGTGGGCGAGGGCGTGCGCACCATCGTGCTCACGCTGGCCATCTCCGCTGCGGCGGCCGTGCTGTTCCCGTGCCCGGAAGACGATGCGGAAGCGGGGGAGGCATAG
- a CDS encoding AzlD domain-containing protein, giving the protein MGSMGWGYVVVMAGVTFATRALPATLIRSKVTNRFLRSFLYYVPYVTLAVMTFPAILGATGVPAAGAVALLVGIALAWRGAGLFAVSGACCASVLAVTLLAQAL; this is encoded by the coding sequence ATGGGCTCCATGGGGTGGGGCTACGTCGTCGTGATGGCGGGCGTCACATTCGCGACGCGCGCGCTTCCCGCGACGCTCATCAGGAGCAAGGTCACGAACCGCTTCCTGCGCTCGTTTTTGTACTACGTGCCGTACGTCACGCTCGCGGTCATGACGTTCCCGGCGATCCTGGGCGCGACGGGCGTGCCCGCGGCAGGCGCCGTCGCCCTTCTCGTGGGCATCGCGCTCGCGTGGCGGGGGGCCGGCCTGTTTGCGGTGTCGGGCGCGTGCTGCGCATCCGTCCTCGCGGTGACGCTCCTGGCCCAGGCGCTGTAG
- a CDS encoding pyridoxal phosphate-dependent aminotransferase produces the protein MRLSKRLDLFGNEVFAALNLRRRELEAKGREVYDLSVGTPDFAPDQRLIDAMVKSASDPENWKYSLHDRDELDRAVCDYYRRRYGVEGITPDMVMSCHGTQEGMGFVCQALVDPGDTVLVPDPCYPLFRTASLLAGAKLAFYPLSAEHDFLPYVAGIPDDVADAARYMVVSLPANPVGSVGTPEVYRQIIDFAKAHDIVIIHDNAYSDIVFDSKEPGGSFLAYEGAQDVGVEFLSLSKSFDVTGVRLSFLVGRPDIVAAAKKLHGQLDYGMFFPEQDVAIAALTGPLDGVERQRMAYQERRDALCDALESIGWERPNAHGSMFVWARIPGGRMDSVDFVLELMEKSGVIVTPGASFGPAGEGFVRMALVMPPERLREAVEKISEAGF, from the coding sequence ATGAGGCTCTCCAAGAGGCTTGACCTGTTTGGGAACGAGGTGTTCGCGGCGCTCAACCTGCGCCGTCGCGAGCTCGAGGCCAAGGGGCGCGAGGTGTACGACCTTTCCGTCGGCACGCCGGACTTCGCACCGGACCAGCGCCTGATAGACGCAATGGTCAAGAGCGCGTCTGACCCGGAGAACTGGAAGTACTCCCTGCACGATCGCGACGAGCTCGACAGGGCCGTGTGCGACTACTACCGCCGCCGCTACGGGGTCGAGGGCATCACGCCCGACATGGTCATGAGCTGCCATGGCACGCAGGAGGGCATGGGCTTCGTGTGTCAGGCCCTCGTGGACCCGGGCGACACCGTGCTGGTGCCGGACCCGTGCTACCCGCTCTTCCGCACGGCGAGTCTGCTCGCGGGCGCCAAGCTCGCGTTCTACCCGCTTTCGGCGGAGCATGACTTCCTGCCATACGTCGCGGGCATCCCCGACGACGTCGCGGACGCGGCACGCTACATGGTGGTGTCGCTGCCCGCAAACCCCGTGGGCTCCGTGGGCACGCCCGAGGTCTACCGACAGATCATCGACTTCGCCAAGGCGCACGACATCGTGATCATCCACGACAACGCGTACAGCGACATCGTGTTCGACTCCAAGGAGCCCGGCGGCTCGTTTTTGGCGTACGAGGGTGCGCAGGACGTGGGCGTGGAGTTCCTCTCGCTCTCCAAGTCCTTCGACGTCACCGGCGTCAGGCTCAGCTTCCTCGTAGGCCGTCCGGACATCGTCGCCGCCGCGAAGAAGCTGCACGGCCAGCTTGACTACGGCATGTTCTTCCCAGAGCAGGACGTCGCCATCGCGGCACTCACGGGCCCGCTCGACGGTGTGGAGCGCCAGCGCATGGCCTACCAGGAGCGTCGTGACGCCCTATGCGACGCACTCGAGTCCATTGGCTGGGAGCGCCCCAACGCCCACGGCTCCATGTTCGTGTGGGCGCGCATCCCCGGCGGCCGCATGGACTCCGTCGACTTCGTGCTCGAGCTCATGGAGAAGTCCGGCGTCATCGTGACCCCGGGCGCGAGCTTTGGCCCCGCGGGCGAGGGCTTCGTGCGCATGGCGCTCGTGATGCCGCCCGAGCGCCTTCGCGAGGCGGTCGAGAAGATCAGCGAGGCCGGCTTCTAG
- a CDS encoding ADP-ribosylglycohydrolase family protein, translating to MGDTVMVATLRDCMYGQAVGDALGVPFEFMSRDTFRCTGMTGFGSHDQPAGTWSDDTSMALATCDSIRERGCIDPKDMRRRFESWYRDGAYTVDGLFDIGGTTERALRDSCGCAGEFDNGNGSLMRILPLAFTSATDDEVRAVSAITHAHRTSTEACVDMVRRARMLAGGATVAKVAGAYAGIPRGEVRSGGYVLDTARAALWCLANTSSFGECVLAAVNLGDDTDTTAAVAGGLAGIVYGVDGIPRAWLDGLRGKDVIERCLFQALE from the coding sequence ATGGGGGACACTGTGATGGTTGCGACGTTGAGGGACTGCATGTACGGGCAGGCGGTCGGCGACGCCCTGGGTGTCCCGTTCGAGTTCATGTCGCGCGACACGTTTCGCTGCACGGGCATGACGGGCTTCGGCTCGCACGACCAGCCCGCCGGCACCTGGAGCGACGACACGTCCATGGCACTTGCGACCTGCGACAGCATCAGGGAGCGTGGCTGCATCGACCCTAAGGACATGCGCCGACGCTTCGAGTCCTGGTATCGCGACGGCGCGTATACGGTGGACGGCCTGTTTGACATCGGAGGAACGACGGAGCGCGCCCTCCGGGACAGCTGTGGGTGCGCCGGGGAGTTTGACAACGGCAACGGCTCGCTCATGAGAATCCTCCCGCTCGCCTTCACGAGCGCGACGGACGACGAGGTCCGCGCGGTCTCGGCGATCACGCACGCGCATAGGACGTCGACGGAGGCCTGCGTAGACATGGTGCGAAGGGCGCGGATGCTCGCGGGCGGGGCGACCGTGGCCAAGGTCGCGGGCGCATATGCGGGCATCCCGCGCGGGGAAGTCCGCTCGGGCGGCTACGTCTTGGATACCGCGCGGGCGGCGCTCTGGTGCCTTGCGAACACCTCCAGCTTTGGGGAGTGCGTCCTTGCGGCGGTGAACTTGGGGGATGACACGGACACCACGGCTGCCGTCGCTGGTGGCCTCGCGGGCATCGTCTACGGCGTGGACGGCATTCCCCGCGCGTGGCTCGACGGCCTGCGTGGCAAGGACGTGATCGAGAGGTGCCTGTTCCAGGCGCTAGAATAG
- a CDS encoding C-GCAxxG-C-C family protein: MAATFDEKARQRYIDRALELHHSGYNCAQSVVCALSDLTDMDEDALFRVAEGFGGGMGGFTETCGALSGAVAILGLRTSGGTANPKTKARTYARTRPVVAAFREKNGTTRCPELKGMTGGPVLRPCDGCIEDACNLLLDAVEAE; this comes from the coding sequence ATGGCAGCGACGTTTGACGAGAAGGCAAGGCAGCGCTACATAGATCGCGCGCTCGAGCTTCACCACTCCGGCTACAACTGCGCCCAGAGCGTGGTCTGCGCCCTGAGTGACCTGACCGATATGGACGAGGACGCGCTGTTTCGCGTTGCGGAGGGCTTTGGCGGCGGCATGGGCGGATTCACGGAGACGTGTGGCGCACTCTCCGGCGCCGTCGCTATCCTCGGCCTGCGCACGAGCGGCGGCACGGCAAACCCAAAGACGAAGGCGCGCACGTACGCGAGGACGAGGCCCGTCGTGGCGGCGTTTAGGGAGAAGAACGGCACCACGCGCTGCCCAGAGCTCAAGGGCATGACGGGAGGACCCGTCCTGCGACCGTGCGACGGCTGCATCGAGGATGCCTGCAACCTGCTGCTGGACGCCGTGGAGGCGGAGTAG